One window of the Candidatus Binatus sp. genome contains the following:
- a CDS encoding cytochrome c maturation protein CcmE: protein MRVRARFFVGAAIIVVAIGYLIVSAIRTTSEYYLTVNEAIARKAELGDQRVRIAGRVKAGTISWEPATLTLKFEMAQIPDAPAGAITPVAASPASELRVIAAGEPKPDMLAAGRDVIVEGTLGAGGNVIATQVLTSCPSKYKPKQAE from the coding sequence ATGCGGGTGAGGGCGCGATTTTTTGTCGGCGCGGCGATTATCGTGGTCGCGATCGGGTACCTGATCGTGAGCGCAATTCGCACGACGTCGGAATATTATCTCACGGTGAATGAGGCGATCGCGCGCAAGGCGGAGCTTGGCGATCAGCGGGTCAGGATCGCGGGGCGGGTGAAGGCGGGCACGATCAGTTGGGAGCCGGCGACGCTGACGCTGAAATTCGAGATGGCGCAGATTCCGGATGCGCCGGCGGGTGCGATCACGCCGGTCGCGGCGAGCCCTGCGTCGGAGCTGCGGGTGATCGCGGCGGGCGAGCCGAAGCCGGACATGCTCGCGGCGGGGCGCGACGTGATCGTGGAGGGGACGCTCGGCGCGGGCGGGAACGTCATCGCGACGCAGGTGCTGACGAGCTGCCCTTCCAAGTACAAGCCGAAGCAAGCGGAGTAG
- a CDS encoding phage protein Gp27 family protein, with product MEEKKAAPAVEESARSERIPFKPTLKHRTWKIAGLPDDLRAELDRQLGNNTFQSSRALSKWLGENGYEISHAAIHKYGQKFERRLAAVRIASEQARIVCDQFKNDDDEAMQNALMRLVQSQLFQVLVAVNETAKRTPQGRVADVIPVNLTALARSVAGLLRVDAERRRWSERTRARIEQAAETIEAAKSEGLSENVASRIRGVLMAIEE from the coding sequence ATGGAAGAAAAAAAAGCCGCGCCCGCGGTCGAGGAGAGTGCTCGGTCCGAACGGATTCCATTCAAGCCGACGCTGAAGCATCGCACGTGGAAGATCGCCGGGCTGCCGGACGATCTGCGCGCCGAACTCGATCGGCAACTGGGCAACAACACCTTCCAGAGTTCCCGCGCACTGTCGAAGTGGCTCGGGGAGAACGGTTATGAGATATCGCACGCGGCGATTCACAAATACGGGCAGAAGTTCGAGCGGCGGCTGGCGGCGGTGAGAATCGCAAGCGAGCAGGCGCGAATCGTGTGCGATCAATTCAAGAATGACGACGACGAAGCGATGCAGAACGCGCTGATGCGGCTGGTGCAAAGCCAGTTGTTTCAGGTGCTGGTGGCGGTCAACGAAACCGCGAAGCGCACGCCCCAGGGGCGGGTGGCGGACGTGATCCCGGTCAATCTGACGGCGCTCGCGAGAAGCGTGGCGGGACTGCTGCGGGTGGATGCCGAGCGGCGGCGCTGGAGCGAACGGACGCGAGCGAGGATCGAGCAGGCGGCGGAGACGATCGAGGCGGCGAAGAGCGAGGGGCTCAGCGAGAACGTCGCGTCGAGGATTCGGGGCGTGCTGATGGCGATCGAGGAGTAG
- a CDS encoding DUF935 domain-containing protein has product MKLYDSYGREVDTGKLRAEQASATMTGVRNSFAAMHPSAGLTPDRLAQILREAEAGDPYRYLELAEEMEEKDLHYLAVLGTRKQAVAQLDVTVAAVSGSAEDRRAADLVRELLVDGPVPLESALLDILDAIGKGFSATEIIWDTSGREWAPLHLKWRDPRWFEFDWVSGEEVLVRTLGGEREAEAGASRPRHLAARGVLGASAEERRAQPFTAPLAPYKFIVHFSKAKAGLPIRGGIARAAGWAYLFKNYVLKDWVTFTEIFGQPLRIGKYHPGATEQDRNTLLRAVANIGTDAAAIIPESMQIEFTEARQSGSAELYQKFCEYLDAQVSKAVLGQTLTTEMTHAGGSRAAAEVHQAVRADILNGDARRICATLARDLVRPIVDLNLGPHRRYPKIKLGMAEHEDVKALVEIVAMLADRGLRISQKAMLEKLGIAEAGENEAVLGRAGA; this is encoded by the coding sequence ATGAAGCTATACGATTCGTATGGACGCGAAGTGGATACCGGAAAGCTGCGCGCGGAGCAGGCGTCCGCGACCATGACCGGGGTGCGCAACAGCTTCGCCGCGATGCATCCGTCGGCCGGACTCACGCCCGATCGGCTTGCGCAGATCTTGCGGGAAGCCGAGGCGGGTGATCCGTATCGATACCTCGAACTCGCGGAGGAAATGGAGGAGAAGGACCTGCATTACCTGGCCGTGCTCGGGACCCGCAAGCAGGCGGTCGCGCAGCTCGATGTCACAGTCGCGGCGGTATCGGGTTCGGCGGAGGATCGGCGCGCGGCTGACCTGGTGCGCGAACTGCTGGTGGATGGGCCGGTGCCGCTGGAGAGCGCGTTGCTCGATATTCTCGACGCGATCGGCAAGGGCTTTTCGGCGACGGAAATAATCTGGGACACGAGCGGGCGGGAATGGGCGCCGCTTCATCTTAAGTGGCGGGACCCGCGCTGGTTCGAGTTCGACTGGGTCTCCGGAGAAGAGGTGCTGGTGCGCACGCTGGGCGGCGAGCGGGAGGCGGAGGCGGGAGCGTCGCGCCCGCGTCATCTGGCGGCGCGCGGCGTCTTGGGGGCGAGCGCCGAAGAGAGGAGGGCGCAGCCGTTTACGGCGCCGCTCGCGCCGTACAAGTTCATAGTACATTTCAGCAAGGCGAAGGCTGGACTGCCTATACGAGGTGGAATAGCACGTGCGGCCGGGTGGGCATACCTATTCAAAAACTACGTACTCAAGGACTGGGTAACCTTCACTGAGATATTCGGACAACCACTTCGAATAGGCAAATATCATCCGGGCGCGACCGAACAGGACCGGAACACACTACTCCGGGCGGTAGCCAATATCGGCACCGATGCGGCGGCGATAATTCCGGAATCGATGCAGATCGAGTTTACCGAAGCGCGCCAGAGCGGCAGCGCAGAACTGTATCAGAAATTCTGCGAGTACCTTGACGCGCAAGTGAGTAAAGCGGTGCTGGGGCAAACGCTCACGACTGAGATGACGCACGCGGGCGGATCGAGGGCCGCCGCGGAGGTTCATCAGGCAGTGCGGGCGGATATCCTGAACGGCGATGCGCGGCGGATTTGCGCGACGCTGGCGCGCGACCTGGTGCGTCCGATCGTGGATTTGAATCTGGGACCGCATCGGAGATATCCGAAGATCAAACTGGGAATGGCGGAGCATGAGGATGTGAAGGCGTTGGTGGAGATCGTCGCGATGCTGGCGGATCGCGGGCTCAGGATCAGCCAGAAGGCGATGCTCGAGAAGTTGGGAATTGCGGAGGCGGGTGAGAATGAGGCGGTGCTCGGACGGGCAGGCGCATAG